Proteins encoded together in one Leptospira semungkisensis window:
- a CDS encoding class I SAM-dependent DNA methyltransferase, with amino-acid sequence MSHQMDRNTRDQGNKSRIISQIPKKRPYSAFAALYDRVMREAPYSDWASMILEGYQIGTGSFPPCSIFDMGCGTCKIWPYLPPESELWGMDDSAEMLQIADSKLIRGTRVQGSLLSFPPLPNNFDLAFSIHDTLNYFLEEAQIERIFAQTSAILSEDGVFFFDVSTERNFQKNFRGRTLKETHGSTKLVWENEYDPESSVLKTSLHFTGPEVSGVEEHFHRAYPLEIWKSLLEGAGFTILGIGSDYASWKVSSRANYWNFLCRKNSK; translated from the coding sequence ATGTCGCATCAAATGGATAGGAATACTCGAGACCAGGGGAATAAATCAAGAATTATTTCTCAAATCCCCAAAAAAAGGCCTTATAGCGCATTTGCGGCCCTTTACGACCGGGTCATGAGAGAGGCTCCTTACTCGGATTGGGCCTCTATGATTTTAGAAGGATACCAGATTGGCACCGGGAGTTTTCCTCCTTGTAGTATCTTCGACATGGGCTGCGGCACTTGCAAAATCTGGCCTTACCTTCCTCCTGAATCGGAACTCTGGGGAATGGACGATTCAGCTGAAATGCTTCAAATCGCCGATTCTAAGCTAATTAGAGGCACCAGGGTCCAAGGAAGCCTACTCTCCTTCCCCCCTTTACCAAACAACTTTGACCTGGCCTTCTCCATCCATGATACCTTGAATTACTTTTTGGAAGAGGCCCAAATCGAAAGGATCTTCGCCCAAACTTCGGCAATTCTTTCCGAGGATGGGGTCTTCTTTTTCGATGTGAGTACGGAAAGAAATTTTCAAAAAAATTTCCGGGGAAGGACTCTCAAAGAGACTCATGGAAGCACAAAACTAGTTTGGGAGAACGAATATGACCCCGAATCCAGTGTACTAAAGACCAGTCTTCATTTTACCGGTCCGGAAGTTTCCGGGGTGGAAGAGCATTTTCACCGGGCCTATCCATTAGAAATTTGGAAATCCTTATTAGAAGGTGCAGGCTTTACTATCCTAGGGATCGGTTCGGATTATGCTTCTTGGAAGGTTTCCTCTAGGGCGAATTATTGGAACTTTCTCTGCAGAAAAAACTCTAAGTAA